From one Solanum stenotomum isolate F172 chromosome 12, ASM1918654v1, whole genome shotgun sequence genomic stretch:
- the LOC125849096 gene encoding MLO-like protein 8 isoform X3, protein MAGGGDGTSRQLDQTPTWAVAGVCAVIILISIALEKILHKLGTWLTDRHKKALFEALEKVKAELMILGFISLTLVFSQYYIAGICIPPSVADTMLPCPAKNKDAAKEEHRRKLLWYERRILAGAEPKCKEGRVPLVTVEALHQIHILIFFLAVLHVLYSAITMWLGRLKIRGWKGWEQETSTHNYEFTNDPSRFRLTHETSFVRAHTSFWTRIPIFFYIGCFFRQFFKSVSKSDYLALRNGFISVHLAPGSKFNFQKYIKRSLEDDFKVVVGVSPVLWASFVLFLLLNVSGWQALFWASLVPLIIILAVGTKLQAVLTRMALDIKERHAVVQGIPLVQASDKYFWFGRPRLVLHLIHFALFQNAFQITYFLWIWYEYGLKSCFHEAFELVIAKIVIGVGVLFLCSYITLPLYALITQMGSHMKKSIFDEQTSKALKKWHMAVKKRTGARGDRSPTQTLGNASPRSAMSSPVHPSGPGLHRYKTTGHSSRFQGYSDQEASDLENDPTTPMTRAEIATTHIDHDDTEIHVHIPQNGESTRNEDDFSFVKPAPQR, encoded by the exons TGGTTGACTGACAGGCATAAAAAAGCTCTCTTTGAGGCCTTGGAGAAGGTTAAGGCCG AGTTGATGATTCTCGGTTTCATCTCGTTAACCCTTGTATTTAGTCAATATTACATTGCTGGAATTTGTATCCCCCCAAGTGTTGCTGATACAATGCTGCCATGCCCTGCGAAGAACAAAGATGCTGCAAAGGAGGAACACCGTAGGAAGCTTTTATGGTATGAGCGTAGAATTTTGGCAGGTGCAGAGCCTAAATGCAAAGAG GGACGTGTACCTCTCGTTACTGTTGAAGCACTGCATCAAATACACatccttattttctttttggcaGTCCTTCATGTGTTATACAGTGCGATTACCATGTGGTTGGGAAGACTTAAG ATTCGTGGCTGGAAAGGTTGGGAGCAAGAGACTTCAACCCATAATTATGAGTTTACAAATG ATCCTTCAAGATTTAGACTTACTCATGAGACATCTTTTGTCCGAGCGCATACTAGCTTCTGGACAAGGATCCCGATCTTCTTTTACATT GGATGCTTCTTCAGACAATTTTTCAAGTCTGTCAGTAAGTCAGACTACTTGGCTCTGCGCAATGGTTTCATCAGT GTTCATCTGGCTCCTGGAAGTAAATTTAACTTCCAAAAGTATATCAAGAGGTCATTAGAGGATGACTTCAAGGTAGTTGTCGGTGTCAG TCCAGTTTTATGGGCATCATTTGTGCTTTTCTTGCTTCTGAATGTTAGCG GGTGGCAAGCATTGTTCTGGGCATCCTTAGTTCCTCTGATT ATCATTTTAGCTGTTGGAACAAAGCTTCAGGCTGTTTTGACTAGGATGGCCCTTGACATCAAAGAGAGACATGCAGTAGTTCAAGGAATCCCTCTTGTACAAGCCTCAgacaaatatttttggtttGGTCGACCACGACTGGTTCTTCACCTCATCCATTTTGCCTTATTTCAG AATGCATTCCAGATAACATATTTTCTGTGGATATGG TATGAGTATGGGCTAAAATCTTGCTTCCACGAGGCGTTTGAGCTGGTCATTGCAAAAATTGTTATAGG GGTAGGAGTATTATTCCTATGCAGTTATATCACTCTTCCACTTTATGCCCTTATAACTCAG ATGGGATCCCATATGAAAAAATCCATCTTTGATGAGCAAACCTCCAAGGCACTAAAGAAGTGGCATATGGCTGTGAAGAAGCGTACAGGAGCGAGGGGTGACAGGTCCCCTACCCAAACACTGGGTAATGCAAGTCCAAGATCCGCAATGAGCTCACCTGTGCACCCATCAGGCCCTGGTCTTCATCGATACAAAACCACTGGTCACTCATCGCGTTTCCAGGGCTACAGCGATCAAGAAGCATCCGACCTTGAAAATGATCCAACAACACCGATGACTCGTGCAGAGATAGCAACTACACATATTGATCATGATGACACAGAAATTCATGTGCATATTCCTCAAAATGGAGAATCTACTAGGAATGAAGATGACTTCTCATTTGTGAAGCCTGCTCCTCAAAGGTGA
- the LOC125849096 gene encoding MLO-like protein 10 isoform X5, with the protein MAGGGDSKSRGLDQTPTWAVAGVCAVIILISIALEKILHKLGTWLTDRHKKALFEALEKVKAELMILGFISLTLVFSQYYIAGICIPPSVADTMLPCPAKNKDAAKEEHRRKLLWYERRILAGAEPKCKEGRVPLVTVEALHQIHILIFFLAVLHVLYSAITMWLGRLKIRGWKGWEQETSTHNYEFTNDPSRFRLTHETSFVRAHTSFWTRIPIFFYIGCFFRQFFKSVSKSDYLALRNGFISVHLAPGSKFNFQKYIKRSLEDDFKVVVGVSPVLWASFVLFLLLNVSGWQALFWASLVPLIIILAVGTKLQAVLTRMALDIKERHAVVQGIPLVQASDKYFWFGRPRLVLHLIHFALFQNAFQITYFLWIWYEYGLKSCFHEAFELVIAKIVIGVGVLFLCSYITLPLYALITQMGSHMKKSIFDEQTSKALKKWHMAVKKRTGARGDRSPTQTLGNASPRSAMSSPVHPSGPGLHRYKTTGHSSRFQGYSDQEASDLENDPTTPMTRAEIATTHIDHDDTEIHVHIPQNGESTRNEDDFSFVKPAPQR; encoded by the exons TGGTTGACTGACAGGCATAAAAAAGCTCTCTTTGAGGCCTTGGAGAAGGTTAAGGCCG AGTTGATGATTCTCGGTTTCATCTCGTTAACCCTTGTATTTAGTCAATATTACATTGCTGGAATTTGTATCCCCCCAAGTGTTGCTGATACAATGCTGCCATGCCCTGCGAAGAACAAAGATGCTGCAAAGGAGGAACACCGTAGGAAGCTTTTATGGTATGAGCGTAGAATTTTGGCAGGTGCAGAGCCTAAATGCAAAGAG GGACGTGTACCTCTCGTTACTGTTGAAGCACTGCATCAAATACACatccttattttctttttggcaGTCCTTCATGTGTTATACAGTGCGATTACCATGTGGTTGGGAAGACTTAAG ATTCGTGGCTGGAAAGGTTGGGAGCAAGAGACTTCAACCCATAATTATGAGTTTACAAATG ATCCTTCAAGATTTAGACTTACTCATGAGACATCTTTTGTCCGAGCGCATACTAGCTTCTGGACAAGGATCCCGATCTTCTTTTACATT GGATGCTTCTTCAGACAATTTTTCAAGTCTGTCAGTAAGTCAGACTACTTGGCTCTGCGCAATGGTTTCATCAGT GTTCATCTGGCTCCTGGAAGTAAATTTAACTTCCAAAAGTATATCAAGAGGTCATTAGAGGATGACTTCAAGGTAGTTGTCGGTGTCAG TCCAGTTTTATGGGCATCATTTGTGCTTTTCTTGCTTCTGAATGTTAGCG GGTGGCAAGCATTGTTCTGGGCATCCTTAGTTCCTCTGATT ATCATTTTAGCTGTTGGAACAAAGCTTCAGGCTGTTTTGACTAGGATGGCCCTTGACATCAAAGAGAGACATGCAGTAGTTCAAGGAATCCCTCTTGTACAAGCCTCAgacaaatatttttggtttGGTCGACCACGACTGGTTCTTCACCTCATCCATTTTGCCTTATTTCAG AATGCATTCCAGATAACATATTTTCTGTGGATATGG TATGAGTATGGGCTAAAATCTTGCTTCCACGAGGCGTTTGAGCTGGTCATTGCAAAAATTGTTATAGG GGTAGGAGTATTATTCCTATGCAGTTATATCACTCTTCCACTTTATGCCCTTATAACTCAG ATGGGATCCCATATGAAAAAATCCATCTTTGATGAGCAAACCTCCAAGGCACTAAAGAAGTGGCATATGGCTGTGAAGAAGCGTACAGGAGCGAGGGGTGACAGGTCCCCTACCCAAACACTGGGTAATGCAAGTCCAAGATCCGCAATGAGCTCACCTGTGCACCCATCAGGCCCTGGTCTTCATCGATACAAAACCACTGGTCACTCATCGCGTTTCCAGGGCTACAGCGATCAAGAAGCATCCGACCTTGAAAATGATCCAACAACACCGATGACTCGTGCAGAGATAGCAACTACACATATTGATCATGATGACACAGAAATTCATGTGCATATTCCTCAAAATGGAGAATCTACTAGGAATGAAGATGACTTCTCATTTGTGAAGCCTGCTCCTCAAAGGTGA